The sequence tattataaatttgtttcagtaGCATATTGTCCTATTTTACATTGAATCctgtgaaaaataaatgttttacattatGAGCAAGATTCTTAAAAGGATTATGCTCGCTAAGCAAGGGTCCAccgtatattttattttaaacagcaaGCAAGTAATATATTCGATATGCACAAAGATTTTGTTACTTTAGAACTTCTTAAATTGTAAGTCAGATAGAATATTTGTCACAGAAACTTTAATATCAATTATCTTTCAGGCTCTTTCATATATGAgcaaaaatagttaagaaaaatcataatttattgttTGGATGACTtcaacaaatgattaaaaatattaacatgcaaaattaaaaatagcaatttttaaccagattttttaaaaaataaatttgtgtactgacttattttctaattttaaatagatttatactagaaaatgtacctttatatacataaatatttcaaaagtatgatttttttttcaactttaataaaaagaatttacaaattatttaaaaaaaattattgttctaaataatatttgatgaattttgtttaatattcattGACAAAATATAAGCATCttctaatgatatcaatttcaatatgcaaattatgcattaaaaatttaccaCTAAGGTCTTTAATTATGCAGCAAAATCAAACTTTGCATTGCACCATTGTTCATTAGCAAATATAATcttcttgaataatttaaatctccacactaaaataatactaataaaaaacaacatttgAAAAGAAGACAATCTGAAACACATTAATACAAGACAATaaggaaaaactaaaaaagaaaataatttaataaaactaggttaaaaaaattaatttttactgtgGAAATAGAATCAGAATCAGTGGCtagcaaaataatttctattatgtatTACTTTTAATGCTTACAGGCATCAAAATTTAAGTATCCTacactttaaaagcatttttttttttttgtataaactaTAATAACTGTTTAGTAAACAAAGCCTTTTAAatcattaaacaataaaattaatacatgaaagacaaaaacaaacttttaaaatactgatttatttttttcccagaatagtttgcaaaacaaaatattattccaataGGTTGTCTTTGAAATTAAGTACAAGGGTGGAAGGCAGTTTTacaagaaaatgattaaaatcattaACAGTTGAAACAGAATTACAAGCTAAATCCTTTTTAGactaattacatttaaaataattaaacagtttTGTAGAGCAGACAAGAAAAGAATCAGATGCATTTCGATTCTTttgaataatactaaaataaacagCTAAAATTTCAACATGTAAAACTAAgtgatattaaataaacaaaacagaaaagttacagattttactatttaaaaatatttaaactttttacatTACCTACaataataacttttcatttttttataacacgGGACATAACATTATTAGAAATTAGTTCTTTGACATCACCTGCATCTAAGGTCTCATATTTTAGTAAAGCTTCAGCTATCAATTTATGTTCTTTACAATGTATTTTAAGTATGTTCTTTGCTCTTTCATACGATTCACTAAGAAGACGTTTAATTTCTGCATCAATTACCTCAGTAGTAGTAGCTGATAAATCACTCACTACAACAAGTGAGTTGCGGTCTTCATCAAAAGTGCGCACTCCAACTTTATCCGACATTCCCCATTCTTTCACCATATGTGTTGCAATTGCTGTGGCTTGTTTTAAATCACTTGCTGCTCCAGAGGTAATTTTCTCATGTCCAAATATCAGTTCTTCAGCTACTCTGCCACCCATAAGTGTGTCCATTTGAGCAAGCATTTGTGATCTAGTTACATGATAGTGCTCTTTCTCAGGAATATATGCAGTATGTCCTAGAGAAGGGCCTCTTGGTATAATCGTTACTTTATGCAATGGATGTGAATCTTTTGTATAATGAGCTACTAAGGCATGGCCAGCTTCATGATAAGCAGTGATAATATTGGCTTCTTCATCTGGGATTCGAGATTTCCTCTCTGGTCCCATAAGAACTTTATCTCGAGCATTCTCCAAATACAACATAGATACTGCCTCTGCTTTATCGATAGCAGCTCTTAAAGCTGCTTGATTAACCATATTTTCCAAATCAGCTCCAGTAAATCCAGTTGTTCCACGAGCTAATACTTCAACATTTACATCTGAAGCAAGCTTTACCTTACCAAGGTACAGTTCTAGTATTTCTTTACGTCCATTAAGATCTGGGATACTAACATTGATTTCAACATCAAACCTGCCTGGTCGTAGCAGCGCTTTATCCAAATCATCTCGACGGTTTGTAGCTCCCAAGACAATAACGCCTTCATTTTGACGAAAACCATCCATTTCAGTGAGTAATTGATTAATGGTTTGATTAGCATATGGATGAAGTAAAGAATTGCTGCGTTTTGCACCAACAGAATCAATTTcgtcaataaaaataacacaagGTGCCCTGGATTTTGCTCGACTGAAAAGATCTCTAACTCTCCGCGCACCCTGTCCCACAAGTATCTCATCAAATTCTGGACCTGCTGCATGGAAGAAAGGTACATCAGCTTCACCAGCAACTGCTCTAGCCAATAATGTTTTTCCTGTTCCAGGTGGACCAACTAATAACACACCTTTTGGTAATTTACCCCCTAAAGCAGAGAATTTTTCTGGATTGCgtaaaaattctacaatttctTGTAATTCCTGCTTGGCTTCATCTACACCTTTAACATCTTCAAATGTTACATCAATTTCTTCGGGATATACTTCATTAGCAGTACCCATGAAAACTCTTCGAAATGAACCTGTCATTACAGATGAaaggatatataaaattaaaattattccaaggagatctctaaaaatattaaacattcctAACTTTGAACTTGTTTTTTCTTTGGAATCGGCTGCACTGTATCCTTCAGCAAATGCAATTCTTAATCTTTGTTGTTCTTCAAGACTTAAGCTTTCATCTGAaagcaaagtttttaatttccgTTGTTGTTCAACTTCACTCTGAGTTTTGGCTTTATCTTTGCTTGTCCATCCACGTATCACTGGAATACGCTCAATCCAATTTGAAGTGGATTCAACACTTTCTGAGCTTGTTCTCAAGCCTGTGACCTTCTTAAAACTACGAGTTTTAAATCCTCTCTTTTgtaaaacagtaaaatatatttgaggGCAAACTAAATTGCTGTTTCTGGGCAATAAATAGTTTCGACATAAATCAACTTCAGGGAAtccacatttattttcaaaaaatgttgcaGCAGAAGAATAAACAACAGGATGTAAATTCAAACCTTGATCAATTGCATCAATTTGCcgttttgaagttaaatatgaaCACATTCTAATAAGAGCTGGATCAACATTATGTAAAACTTCTTGCAAACTTCTAGCACAAATAATACTTTTAGAATCATCTTGATTATTACGTTTCCTTTCCCTAATTTTCACAGTTATTTTGTTTGCATAACCAGATAAAAtggaagaaacatttttaaatggtaaaactAACTGAGATAACGTATAGACGGGAGTTCCAAACTGCAACatgtttatataatttgcttGAATTCAACAAGTAATAATATTAGATCTTCAATAGCCCACAATCGGTCAGAAATTAAACACTGTTGTATAACTTACGAGTGCCGTCAGTTACATAAGATGTGAAAAAATAACTTACTATTTGTAATTACAAGATTAATGCATACATCATGCTTTCTATTGAATGCAATGCATTATGTAACAGACATTTTCTCACCTAATCAGTTAAAACACGTTAGCTTTTGAAATGAAGTATACATTCTTAAAACTGCAGTACAATTTTTTGTATGGACACAGAATACGGTACAGCTAAACGATGACTTTGCATAGGAGCCAATTGTTATTGATCGTTAACTGCGCCTGCGCGAACTCCCACCTTTTCAACTCAGTCGGAAAAAATTCCCTATGAAAAGGGAAAATTTGGCAAGCCATCATAACATTTCCTTGGAATCGGCAGCAAAGTTTTCATTACCATCAGAATACTTTATCTAGAAGAAATCTTTTTCCTTTGAAACGAAATGATTTATGGCATTTCAGAATTGTTTTTTGGACGAATGGACTTTATTCATATGTCAGTATATTCATTTGATTGAAGGTAACCAAAACAAATCTGCTGTGCATAGTAAACTAAGTAAGCCAGCAGATGCACTAGAACATTCGtcattttctcttaatttttatggcaatgactttgtaaataaattatttttgaagaataaaaatttgctgTCAGGCAAAAACCTTGGCGTGACATTCTTTTTAatctgatttgaaataaattatcgcAAAGTTTAAGGAATTGGTATAATTTCTTGAAAGCAAGTGATATTGTGGTCTCTGTGGGCTTGATAAAGAATttacggccgtattcaccaaaccggttgctaaacatcggatcgttcaacccatgatcaacgataaatcatcaaccaatgatcattggtattcACGAACAGTAATTTCACGACTAAGCATCAAGGTTACGACAAGcagctttttctgcctttttcaaccggaaatggatcttcattggtctatatatatcacatgattatcagctgatgggtggcgctgtttcgtgtttttgttgttattttgtttctttcccagaTGTGTACAAGGAATGTGGTAAGATCAAACAAGAAAACAAAGGTGATATTGCCTAGTGATAATCTCACCGATttgcttacatgatattatagcttttcgtaggattgtttctctgactatacattattaaccaagtatattttaaatttccactgtattattatgtaataaaacatttgagcatttgctctcttttgaattgagaatatgcatattagctgtgctttgaatagttttccaatgaattaaacttttacaaaaggtctatctgaattaaatttttgaaaaaattgcatattaaccttaaattagttcatttacttatggaaatatttaaaaattttttatataattctagaGTATATACATAAACCATAGAAATAACAAACTGCTGCAAACTGATTTCGCAAGTGAGGAGTTCATtgaagtttcttctaaacaatgaatttaacaaaaattgtagtatcctgtatttttaatataataaaagaggaggaaatgtagtgtataaaatcttgcttacaagtattatgactttcatattagtaaataattttcatttacacaaaatatttcaatttccaaaggttatttaaattgcaatgatatctctggcaatcccatataattgtttgcatgaagtttatagcatatattacaaacttctctttaagattgttattagactttcagcatttatttttaaacaaataggttttaaacttccacaatatattatattttaaaaaaatactaagattgtttttggtgtcaatatttaaatatttattagctgtctacatattcagtagtttttgagataatttttttccctcaaaactgaataaaagtaaaaaatacttattctgtggtatgcttttatttctatcgaaaagcaaatatggaaaaattttcttttattaactatcagaatattaaatttttacatatattttgttaaaaagatataaatttatagttataaatgtcagaatatatacatataagaagaatatatacattcagaatatatgctgcaaatcagaagattcaaattataaacaaaagtcagtgaaaattgtatataaatattgaagaccaacagctatttcaccaaaataaatattcatgcaataaatttaaatagtatataGTTATTGTGGAAGTGAAGAAACTCATTCATacctcatatctaaaactttttgtaaacaatgaatttagcaactctttaaatttgaatgggctaattgttagcttgacaacatgtacttgacattacaaatcagtataaaaataatgtaaatattgatgaaaaccatacttattttagaattgatatccctgaatgaaataaatgattaatttgcacatcataagcattcacttttgttcaaataaattgagtggcaaaacatctacaattaacaatacattttttaacactttctgcttgatgattcaaacttaatcaaaaagcaacacagtttaacttgattagcctgtcagaaactagtaatgatattttaattctttcaagtaaatgtgaaattccatttgtttcaacaagtttttgccttttttttttttttattcccaggattttgtaccaaaaaagttattaattttttgatattttaacatttagtttctactcatacttgaataatatctgtcactttattatattaatttcacacgatgtttttaattattcatatcttcatgacaatcattacttcctgaaatcataaacctatgagcacaacatctaactaaatactgttaagtcagcataatttcctttgtttaattgtcaaatttttcaactcaggatcttgtgtatttaaacaaggaatctctttctatatttaaatttgatgaaagattatccaaattgaaatgtttcaaaaaagtaaaagaatttttcacaaaattttttttcttgaaatcatcttaaatattattcttataggttacattaaactgtcagttaaattaagttgaatttttaaaataaaaacctcttttttaaaattttatatttgcatcataatttgtagaaatttgaattaactcggataagttattatctatacttgtttttcaaattccaaaattttcaaatcccaattaatctattttctttgtttttcacacacttctcagaatgtcttaaaatatgcaaaattaaaaaaggacttctgtatacaaaaatctattttattcaaatttgactcgaaaagtaacatatatgaattacaaaagaaaattctgacagaGAAGTTAGAgcttctacaagcattaaaacaaagttccattaaaggtactttaaaatataacattcatgctgattattaattcaaaattcttctacaagaattacaagaaagtgtcaatagaggtgcaacattaatgctgatttttaatacaaaattcttctatatgtgtctttttatttctctaatacatatacatattgtaataagataatgagcacataaaaccactaaaaaataactacactgatatgagtcatacatgcatgtcattttctataaatcataaaaagaacaacatcaaattaaaaatacatttgattttcaaagatgggaataaggaattatttagtcatttctatacagataaattcaaaaaataatcaggtagagaatacattagaaataatgttaaaatttgttatgtaatgagaaggaaaacattaataaaaattggtaatcattttcagcagataacaaaggtcaaaatttgatttctttaaaaaatgttaattttatacacattgttgaagattaaagctgaagtaaactgatattgtaaaagagattagctatattgagtaactaagcacattattatatcaaacaatttataagtaacaaaagtaatttctttaaatttctaattattaatcataataaaaactgcaataattctttttctataaaataaataataacataaaaaatcaatttactaaaaaaaaacaaaaaaacttatatacccatgtgaaaacagtgtacaatcatggaaatgagtcatacagggaagtttcaaaaatacaaaaagcaatcctgtataatcatcaccagacagatgaaaaagatttttttgtttgttgcttttctttctttccttttttttttttttcaggaggaaaaggctgttccttatttcttccatatctttgcaagtctttaatctgagaaatgtgaaataagaattaattatattataaataactaatgaaaaaaattgctaatttaacaataatacttacatgacatacttaaaaattgatagtataaacacaaatattataatttatttgattataatattaaatattttaaatattataatatttgatataagacaaaaattccattttttgtaactaaatttagaattcatttatacagtactttttaaaacttttttatatatataaaaaaaagacataagatattctattctcaatcactagaaatgtgcattctaaaatatttgtaagtgatttcagataactttggaaaatattctacagaaagaatatttttttttcctaatcttaaaatattatttgttcaacgaaaacatatttattatttaggtggttgtttctcaaaaacccttcttgctttattcatacaaaaatctgccataatctttgatatacagtggtataatggtaggggtagaagaataagatttttcaatatggaataaagcataattaaaattttaagtttatattgatctttaatacttgaattcattattatatttttacagatttacaaaattgaaaaataaaaggagcaaggataaaattgattaacatgcacactgtctatgtaaagaatgggaaaattttcttatagcataacaaatgcaaaaactgttacagatgaattctagttataaaagtaatattaaaagttaattaaaaatgatttgaaaaaatattacatacatacattatcaatttttaataacttatatcgccataataacataattaaaaaaactataagactacacaaatgatatgaatatgtatagatatgaaataacttattttatgagcaagtcattagattaaccagatagaaaatatgcaataaaatgtttttaatggaagtattttaaggaacaaaaaactgtaaaacagtattgacaaaaaacagtataatcgtactaaacttgatgagttttctaaaaggtattaataagtttagaaaattcttttaattataattcctttgcttcaaaaatttgaatgttcacggaattatacaaatgacagattctaattttaattccagaaaataataatcaaaaatcaactcggatataataacaataaaaagggattcccatatgaacgatgtaaaagggataaatgtaaacatacctcaagtcgctcagattcattatttggtaggtaaatgaatcttggcctcatttcagctatacatctagatacttcatttatagcccggcaacatgatgactggatagtttgattgaaatcagcaattatttgttgatgacttcctgaagcaaaaaaacgtaaggcaatacacaatttctcttcagtagttacagcactgtttcgtaaaatattggtgcttaatttctccttctcaaagataaaatgcattggaaacaaaatcacattcatctaacaaatccaaatcagaaactctgtcagtgtaaattattcacctcctatctgatatcaactgcaatagttgcaatgtatctaaatcctccatgtttgtttgaaaactaatgtaacagttgtcctttttgagaactgcgcatgcggaaaaccgttgatcaaatttgattatcggaagtccgtgaatcaaaaaatggggcaaaacAGGGGGAAATCGTCAACCGATTTGGTGtggtgaataccgatttgactgctgatcagcgtttaatcatcagccgatgtttaacaacggttggtgaatacggccgttaAAGTACGAAAATCTTGTAttgatatattgtttattttgaagaatggaaattttaattaagatgtgAAGTTCAGTCAGAACAAACTTTACGAAACATTATAACAAATTTACAACGGCtgtaaataagaataaaacatattgaaataaaacttttatgtttagaaataattGCTACTAATTTGGCAAAGTTGGATATGTATTGCTAGTTCTGCCAATTATGACGTGGAATAAGCAAGTTGAGGAATACCAGAAAAAATGAGATATTTCCGGGGTGCGAACAAAAGTATATTTCGGACATTCTTTTCCTCTGTGTGAAATGCCAACTGCAGTGCAGGCTGATAATTCAAAACTGAAACTTCCTAAAAcagaatttgtttaatttagcGGAGAAATAAAAGACTGGCTTAGTTTTTGGGGATCAGTTTTGTAGAATTCGTGAGGATGTTAGCATTAGTGGTGAAGTTAAATTTCAGTATCTCATACAGAATATGACAACAGGCAGAAGAGCACGAGAAATTGTTGACagtaaaggtgggttcacacgaggctttttattgcgcgcaatcgttgtctctctactgttgtccctctattgtccccgtgtgaacagttgagacaacgttgatgggacaatggctaatagttgtcccgacgggacaaccatttgccattgtcccgttgcagtcacgtgattttcctgaagtaggcgtgaccttctattgcgcacaataataagcctcgtctgaacccaccttTACCTACCAACTGCTGCAAATTACACCACGGTTATCGATAACCTGAAAACGATATTCGATCTCGAATAATTATTCATGGAGTATTAGAGAACTGTTAACCTTTTTGGTAAAAAATGCTACcaatattaaacttaaatttgGAATGATGCAACTGTATGATAAATTAGTGTCGTATTTAGGATCACTGGAATCAATTGGcataataattgagaaatatactgCCCTTCTATTTTCTCTGGTAGAATCATGCATTTCCAAGAATTAGTAAGCGTCTGGTTACAATATCCGGtgattaataaagaagaaaacaaaagctGCTATGGCGATAAATTATCGCAATTATTGCTGTTTCTTTAAACAGAAATTGAAGATAAGGAaggatttctttagaaaaaaatgcgagttcgcaaattgatggcaaaggataccgacgtgctctgattggtcaATTTCTTTCGCACAGACTTTCTATGCTGTAGCAACCTTGTTGCATTGCTGTTTAGTTGTACGTACTTTTTTGCCTGCCaattttcaaaatggagaaattaaatcttccagagaaatacagttataaaataattgagattgatgagaatagagctattttttgcatttctgatcttgtaaataaagaataagctcaggtagcaatttttctgtgaagtattattaaaataagacttgcAAA comes from Argiope bruennichi chromosome 2, qqArgBrue1.1, whole genome shotgun sequence and encodes:
- the LOC129960682 gene encoding ATP-dependent zinc metalloprotease YME1L-like produces the protein MLQFGTPVYTLSQLVLPFKNVSSILSGYANKITVKIRERKRNNQDDSKSIICARSLQEVLHNVDPALIRMCSYLTSKRQIDAIDQGLNLHPVVYSSAATFFENKCGFPEVDLCRNYLLPRNSNLVCPQIYFTVLQKRGFKTRSFKKVTGLRTSSESVESTSNWIERIPVIRGWTSKDKAKTQSEVEQQRKLKTLLSDESLSLEEQQRLRIAFAEGYSAADSKEKTSSKLGMFNIFRDLLGIILILYILSSVMTGSFRRVFMGTANEVYPEEIDVTFEDVKGVDEAKQELQEIVEFLRNPEKFSALGGKLPKGVLLVGPPGTGKTLLARAVAGEADVPFFHAAGPEFDEILVGQGARRVRDLFSRAKSRAPCVIFIDEIDSVGAKRSNSLLHPYANQTINQLLTEMDGFRQNEGVIVLGATNRRDDLDKALLRPGRFDVEINVSIPDLNGRKEILELYLGKVKLASDVNVEVLARGTTGFTGADLENMVNQAALRAAIDKAEAVSMLYLENARDKVLMGPERKSRIPDEEANIITAYHEAGHALVAHYTKDSHPLHKVTIIPRGPSLGHTAYIPEKEHYHVTRSQMLAQMDTLMGGRVAEELIFGHEKITSGAASDLKQATAIATHMVKEWGMSDKVGVRTFDEDRNSLVVVSDLSATTTEVIDAEIKRLLSESYERAKNILKIHCKEHKLIAEALLKYETLDAGDVKELISNNVMSRVIKK
- the LOC129960693 gene encoding uncharacterized protein LOC129960693, which translates into the protein MNVILFPMHFIFEKEKLSTNILRNSAVTTEEKLCIALRFFASGSHQQIIADFNQTIQSSCCRAINEVSRCIAEMRPRFIYLPNNESERLEIKDLQRYGRNKEQPFPPEKKKKGKKEKQQTKKSFSSVW